A single region of the Salvia splendens isolate huo1 chromosome 18, SspV2, whole genome shotgun sequence genome encodes:
- the LOC121777788 gene encoding uncharacterized protein LOC121777788, producing MVGLTTSRQIWQALETSFASQSKAKAMQYKMQFQNIKDSLPIIEYLGKIKRCCDLLAAIGCKISEDDQILYALNGLGPQYDPVMVAISARVDGWTMQEVSSLLMSFETRLEGSKSSSSHINVDGSISSLNLTQMPAFRREVSPAPSSNT from the coding sequence ATGGTAGGGTTAACCACAAGCCGTCAGATCTGGCAAGCATTGGAGACCAGTTTTGCTAGCCAGTCTAAGGCAAAAGCAATGCAGTATAAGATGCAGTTTCAAAATATCAAGGACTCTTTGCCAATAATTGAATATTTGGGAAAAATCAAGCGCTGTTGTGATCTTCTTGCAGCTATTGGATGCAAGATTTCAGAGGATGATCAGATTCTGTATGCTCTGAATGGCCTAGGACCTCAATATGATCCTGTTATGGTGGCAATCTCAGCTCGTGTAGATGGGTGGACAATGCAGGAAGTATCTTCTCTGTTGATGAGTTTTGAAACTAGATTGGAAGGCTCAAAATCCTCTTCCTCGCATATAAATGTTGATGGCTCTATTTCCTCTTTGAATCTCACTCAAATGCCTGCCTTTAGAAGAGAAGTTTCTCCAGCCCCCTCAAGTAATACATAA